The Gracilinanus agilis isolate LMUSP501 unplaced genomic scaffold, AgileGrace unplaced_scaffold23497, whole genome shotgun sequence DNA segment CTCTGCCCTGGGCCCAGCTCTGGCCTTGGCCCACCTGCCCAACAGCACCAGCTTGGCAGCCACAGGCCCCCTCCCAGCCCTGTTGGCCCACCTGCGCCGGCTGACAGGGACCGTGGCTGGGAGCAGTGGGGGGAGCAGTGGGGGACCGGCCAACAGCACCTCAGggagcgggggtgggggtggagggcagGCGGCTCGGGCCCCCCTGCCCGCAGAGCTGTGCCATGGCTACTACGATGTCATGGGCCAGTATGATGCCACCTTCAACTGTAGCACAGGCTCCTTCCGCTTCTGCTGTGGCACCTGCTATTACCGCTTCTGCTGTGAGCACCGCCACATGCGCCTGGCCCAGGCCTCCTGCTCCAACTACGACACCCCGGTCTGGGCCTACACGCCCCAGCCCTCTGGCGCCGGGGGGGCGGGGGCCGGCGGGGACGGTGCGGGGCCCGGGCCGGGTCAGACCGGCTGGCTAGATGGGAACCGGGCAGGGGCTGGAGCCGGAGGTGCCGGAGGCAGGGGTGGTGAGGGGCCGGGGGGCAGCACGGCCTATGTGGTGTGTGGCGTCATCAGCTTCGCCTTGGCTGTGGGTGTAGGCGCCAAGGTGGCCTTCAGCAAAGCGTCCC contains these protein-coding regions:
- the SHISA7 gene encoding protein shisa-7, translating into PSLAAAMPPALFLCPLFLASALGPALALAHLPNSTSLAATGPLPALLAHLRRLTGTVAGSSGGSSGGPANSTSGSGGGGGGQAARAPLPAELCHGYYDVMGQYDATFNCSTGSFRFCCGTCYYRFCCEHRHMRLAQASCSNYDTPVWAYTPQPSGAGGAGAGGDGAGPGPGQTGWLDGNRAGAGAGGAGGRGGEGPGGSTAYVVCGVISFALAVGVGAKVAFSKASRAPRAHREINVPRALVDILRHQAGPTTRPDRARSSSLTPGLGGPDSIPPRPPKNLYNPVKASNHDPLHHNYIHLNVNSPKHHAATLDWRAQPPPSPALHYSTLSCSRSFHNLSHLPPSYEAAVKSELSRYSSLKRL